DNA sequence from the Acipenser ruthenus chromosome 20, fAciRut3.2 maternal haplotype, whole genome shotgun sequence genome:
CAGAGCTCTGAATGTACTGAAGAAGGCGGCTGTGGCTTCAGACAGGGCCAGGGTCAAACTCCAGTTCCATTTAAAGACAATTTTAAAAGCGACTGACAAGCAGCGACTCCCGTGTATCGCAGGAACGAGCGAGGAGCTCATGTTGACAGAACGCTGCTAACTGCAATTGTGATCACTGATGTGCTGGAATTGATGAAAGGGAATGggcaatggattttaaaaagggtCAGGACTCTGGTTCTGGTCCGGCTCAGTTCTTCCCCAGGTGCTCCCTCCTCTTCAGGCTCTTCCTTATCTTCAGCTTCCCGGCTCCGAAGACTTCAAAGCGGTACTCCGACGTGACGTAGGGGCGCTCTCCCTCGATCCCAGCCTGGAATATTGGGAGTGAATGAATGAAGGGAAGAGTCTGGACTGAATCACACCCAGAACTTCAAACACTAGAGGCCAGAAACACTCaaagaaactgaaacaaaatcactGTGAATGTGTGCGTGAAACATGTGACTGTGTGCGTGAAACATGTGAACGTGTGCGTGAGACATGTGAACGTGTGCGTGAATCATGTGAACGTGTGCGTGAAACATGTGAACGTGTGCGTGAATCATGTGAACGTGTGCGTGAATCATGTGAACGTGTGCGTGAAACATGTGAACGTGTGCGTGAGACATGTGAACGTGTGCGTAAAACATGTGAACGTGTGCGTGAAACATGTGAACGTGTACGTGAAACATGTGAACGTGTGCGTGAAACATGTGAACGTGTGCGTGAATCATGTGAACGTGTGCGTGAATCATGTGAACGTGTGCGTGAAACATGTGAACGTGTGCGTGAGACATGTGAACGTGTGCGTGAAACATGTGAACGTGTGCGTGAATCATGTGAACGTGTGCGTGAATCATGTGAACGTGTGCGTGAAACATGTGAATGTGTGCGTGAAACATGTGAATGTGTGCGTGAATCATGTAAAGTGTTCCTCTTCAATGCGCATGAAAACGGAATTATAAATAGAACAGTGGCCAAACAAAATAACAGGACTGAAGATTTCAACAGGGCTGAAGATTTCAACAGGACTGAAGATTTCTACAGGGCTGAAGATTTCTACAGGGCTCAAGATTTCAACAGGACTCAAGATTTCAACAGGACTCAAGATTTCAACAGGACTCAAGATTTCTACAGGACTCAAGATTTCTACAGGACTCAAGATTTCTACAGGACTCAAGATTTCTACAGGACTCAAGATTTCAACAGGACTCAAGATTTCTACAGGACTCAAGATTTCTACAGGACTCAAGATTTCTACAGGACTCAAGATTTCTACAGGACTCAAGATTTCTACAGGACTCAAGATTTCTACAGGGCTGAAGATTTCAACAGGGCTGAAGATTTCTACAGGACTGAAGATTTCTACAGGGCTGAAGATTTCAACAGGGCTGAAGATTTCAACAGGGCTGAAGATTTCAACAGGACTGAAGATTTCAACAGGACTGAAGATTTCAACAGGGCTGAAGATTTCAACAGGGCTGAAGATTTCTACAGGGCTGAAGATTTCTACAGGGCTGAAGATTTCTACAGGACTGAAGATTTCTACAGGACTGAAGATTTCAACAGGGCTGAAGATTTCAACAGGGCTGAAGATTTCTACAGGACTGAAGATTTCTACAGGGCCGAAGATTTCTACAGGACTCAAGATTTCTACAGGACTCAAGATTTCAACAGGACTGAAGATTTCTACAGGGCCGAAGATTTCTACAGGACTCAAGATTTCTACAGGACTCAAGATTTCAACAGGGCTAAAGATTTATTTCCCGAAATATccagaaataaatgatttttgtATTCATGTGACCCTTTCACATACATCAttcatacacattatatatatatgtgtgtgcgtgggtgtgtgtgcgtgtgggtgcgtggtgtgtgtgtgtgtgtgtgtgtgtgcgtgggtgtgtgtgggtgtgtgtgggtgtgtggtgtgtgtgtgcgtgggtgtgtgcgtgggtgtgtgggtgcgtgggtggtgtgtgtgtgcgtggtgtgtgcgtgggtgtgtggtgggtgcgtgggtgtgtgggtgcgtgggtgtgtgtgtgcgtgcgtgggtgtgtgtgtggtgtgtgtgtgtgtgtgtgcgtgtgtgacacCAGTAAGACTCGAGCTGCTCCACGTCAGTGATCGGAGCTCCACTGGACTGCCTGTCTCACGGGCCCCTCACCTGGCTCCTGAAGAGGTCCTGGGGCAGGGCCACACTCCCCACCAGCAAGCAGTTCACCTGCCGCAGCCGCTCCACACTCAGAGGGGTCACGATGAAATACAGCCCACGTGCAACATCCACCCCACGCAGCACCCCTGGGGACAGAGAGAGACGCGACACCACCGCCGCCAAACCACCATTTACTGTTTATCCAAAATGAACACAGACTTTCATTAAGAAAACCTGCATCAGCTTTGACAGCCTCACAGCGAACGCAGCTGAAATCAGACAGATATAGACAGACTCGAAAAGTCAAGGCAGTCCGAGAgctggacagacacacagacagagacagacagacaggcagacacacacacacacacacacacacaggcagactcACAGACTCACCGAATCCGAGACAGTCGCAGACAGGGGTGTGAGTGAGGAGCACGGGTCCCCCCTCTCCGCTCGCCCCCACCACCCCCTCGGCCAGGCTGCACAGACCCACCAGGCTGGCGTTCACCGCGTACATCACGTGAGACGGTGCCACGTCGCAGTGCACCACGCGCAGGGCCACGGAGCGCATGGGGACCtgaggacagacacacagacagagcagcTTCATTCACCCAGGGGTGCTAATGGGGAGCAGTGTCACCCATCCCAGGTTTGACTAGGAGCTCGATCAGGGAAGAAGCTGAGGCGTGTCGGGTTACCTGGTAGGGGGTGAAGCTGTGCAGGGGGAGGGCCGGCCCCAGCTCAGGCTCAGCACTCTGGAGCTCACTGAAGTATCCCAGCAGGGCCAGATCACGCAGCACGTTACTACGATACCTCCTGAGCAGAGAGACATGGGgttagaagagagagagagagagagagagagagagagagagaggagaggaggagagagagacacagatcaCGCAGCACGTTACTACGATACCTCCTGAGCAGAGAGACATGGggttaggagagagagagagagagagagagagagagagagagagagagagacacacacacactcacacatttcTCGCAGCTCCGGCCCCTGTGAACTCCAGCAGCGTGTGGCCCCTCGGGGTGGCGAAGCAGCCGGGCTCCTCCTCCGACCTCTGACCCCTGGCCTTGGTGTGCCAGCCCGGGGCTTGGCGCAGGTAGGCGGGGCTGAGGGAGGGCATGGGCGCAATGGCGGGGTCATCGTGGGTCAGCTGGACCACGTGAGTGACACAGAGCAGACGAATGAGATCAACCAGGAGGAGCAGCCcaaaccctgagagagagagagagagagagagagagagacaaatcacacagagagacagacagactcccAGACaatcagtctacaggtaaccagagtctgAGGCAGACAGGGaagtgatcctgcttcaagtCAGGttccaggtgagtgtggttacaCTGAATAgagctatcttgtaacaattgtaagtcgccctggataagggcgtctgctaagaaataaataataataataataataataataataataataataataacacagacagactcccagacagacagacagacagacagacagacagacagacagagagtctCCCACACAGACACTCGCCTCGCACCCAGCCCATGGTGTTGATGATCACTGGGCTCTCTCTCTGGTAGAAGCTCCACAGGTACTTCACAGACTCCAGGTAGCGATCGAGGTCCTGCTCACACGAGGGCTCCCCAAAATACACCATCCGACCAGGGGGGCGCTGGTGAGTGAAGGGGgggcctgagagagagggagcaggTAAACACAAGTGCCCAGCACAGGCTCTGTGACCCAGAGGGACAGGCAGAGGGACAGGCGTACGTACCCAGCAGCGGGTCTGTGAGGGACAGCAGGGACAGGCAGCCAGGGGGAGTGAACTCTGTCTGGCCCAGATCACACTCCAGGTAATCTACACAGGAGACACTGCAGAGAGACGCGGAggtgagcagagagcagagactgagagacacacacaccgagacacacacactctctctctctctctctctctctctctctcgggggtACGTACTGGTTCAGCAGTGTGTTGATCAGGTGTCTATTGAATGATGACTTGCCCACCCCCTTTCCCCCGCACACCAGGATCACGGGACAGCCGTCCTCCTCCTCTGCACAGACAGGgggacacacagagagagctttAGCTGCCAGGTCAGTGtccacactcactgagacactcTGAGCACAGCGTCACAGCTTTTACACGGCTCGCTTCCACACGGTCACACCTACCCCGGCAGGCATGGGCCAGCTCGCTGAGGGCGGAGCTGTAGCGCTCTGACATCACCAGGCCGCTGCTGCCGGGCAGAGACACGACACCCGCCGCGGAGAGAGGGCAATCGGGGGCGGGCTGGCGGAACCCGAGCTCCTtctgcaaccaatcacagagcactGGGTTAAACATGCAAGCCAATCACACGCAGAGCTGGGCTAAACATGCAAGCCAATCAGCGCCAGCGTGTGTACAGACAGCAAGATGAGGTGTGTCTCCTTCAACTGACAGCGAAACCAGGCATGGATCTCACTGCTGAACATCGCTGGGGTCTGACAGTGTGAGTGAAAGagagagtgtgtgcgtgtgtgtgtgtgtgtgtgtgtgcgtgtgtgtgtgtgtgcgtgtgcgctcTCTCACCACGCTCAGTGTGAACAGGTCCCGGTGAGCAGGCAGGCTGCAGATGAAGCGTGTTGCCTGGGTGTCCAGCAGCTCCAGCAGCAGCACTGAGGTTTCAGAGGAGACGTGCTTCATGAGATCAGAGCGGCGCGctggggagacacacacacacagacacacacagggctcaCGATGAGTATCACAGCCTGAAACTGCACGAGATACACAGCGGTTTGTAAATGCAGGGGGCGTTACCTCCAGCGCGCAGGTAGCTCTTGACGATGGCCTTGGCCTCCAGGCGGCGCTCTTTCCTGGTCTTGCCCCCCGTGGAGTGCGGCAGCGCCTGGATGGCGAGGGGGCAGTGCGTCGCGGGGGAGAGCAGCGGGTACGAGGGCTGACCTTCCTCCACCGTGAAGCCGAACACACGGACACGGCCGTACAGACAGGTCAGCTGAGACTTCCCTCTGAACGTGAGGGtctgagagaggaggggggagagggggaaggagggGAGCGTCACTGTCTAAATCTTTATCGCTGgcacccatttatttatttattttctgtgtttttgattTCTTACATTGTACCAAACTGGTTTTAATTTTTCAATCTCTAAATAAAACCTGATTTGATTTGACTATTAGATCAAGCTGCACTTCACACATTCAGATCCAAACTATGACAGACACAGTACAGCCAAACTGGAGCCCACAGGAGATCGAACTGCCCGGCccagggatgggaatgagactcctactgcacagcagtgccacccattccaggttttactaccagcttgatcagccccaccgtgtgtcttattaaactcacagtaaaaccaggaacagatcaaaccgctctgcaatgggagtcttatttccatctgcaTGCACGTTAACCCTGACACAGACCTGTCCGGGCGCCATGACGACCACCGTCCTCCCCTTCCCATCATCCACTGCTGCCAGGTAGGAGGtgtcctccctctcctcctcgtCGGCTTGTGATTGGCTGTTGTTTGGGGGCGTGTCCTCCCCGCTGAGCTCCGTGTGGTCCCCGTTCTGCATCGCTGACTCCGCGAACGAGCGCCAGTAATCAGTGTCCTCCATCTGCATCTCATAGTCCTGGAGACCGGGGACCAGCGGCGCCCCCTGCTGGTGCTGCTGCACTCTCCCAGCCGAACCATTGCTGTGAGCGTGGGCGGTTTCCTTCCTCCCAGTCCCAGCCGGGCTTCTCTCCTGGGGGCAACTCCACTTCTTCCCCCCAGGAGGAGAGAGGCTGCTTGAGATGGGGGGAGCCTCCTGAACTCCTCTGGGCTGCCTGTGTTTCAGTCTCTTGAGCGTTggctgccccctgctggtggcTTGGTGGTACTGCCTGGCCAGCGCAGAGTCCGGGCTCAGGATGCAGGGCTCTGGTTTCGACACTAGGTGGCGGTATTGCTGCTGCTTCCGTTTCTTTTTCAATCGCCTCACTTGGGCTCTGGTGGAGTGCGGCACTTTCATTCTTTCTTCTTGGGTTAAATTATTATCAGCTGTTTTATTATTCAGACCAAATCCTGCAAAAGATACAGaagtgttaaaaaaatgtttataataaaAACTTGCCATGCAATTCTAGATTATATAACCGTTTAACAGCGTTTTAACCCATTAGCTACAAATTattatttagagaaaaaaaaatcacaacacaagctgtatttaggaacttctgcaaaaaataaaaactcaattcGAGTTAGTTATCACAATAATACAGCTCAAGATAACATGGACACACGTAGATGCCAATTAAAAACGCGCCAGCAAAGCAAAGCAGTCCGCCTGCATGGGTTGAGAATGGTGCTCAGACCCGGGCTGGCTGTGCACTGGAAACACGACTCACGTTCTGCTGCGGATTTGAACCCTGATCTTTGCAAAGGCACCGCGCACGCCACCCACGTTCACTGAGCCGTTTCCAAGCACGCAGGCAATACGATCGCGCCATACCGACCAGTCTGTGTTACGAGCCCAGCCGTCATAAACACCGCAGTGATTATTTGAGTTTGTTTATCAATGCACCCGAACCGGTTAATATGAGACGTGACTGAACACGGAGAGTGCGGCAGCAAGACCGACAATTAAAAaactgcttattaaaaaaaaaacacatgcaaaaataaaatactgtacctgattaaccaaaaataaatgcaatacgaatacatacacatgcaaacaaacactaaacagacgttTCTATTCAggattatttaaattttaaacgcGCACCGTCCCGTTTTGTATCATTTGTTTTCATGCAAACCGCCGACCAAGTcaatgtgctgttttttattttttgcctcTCTGTTTTCACCCCCCCCACACATTCATTAATAGAAGCGGGTTCTCCCCACCTGGGTATTGCTCGATCAGTACATTGTTTTTTATCAAACACACGTCGGAGGATTTTATTCTGCAAGAGACGCGAAATTAACACCGCGGCGCCCCATGTGCTGCATCCGCGCAACGCGCTGGACGACCAGCGACGAACCGAGCAGCGAGACTGCAACCGCGCAAACATCATTCACAAAGAAACCTATAAAACAGAAAGACGAGTGAGATTTCAGGAGGAAACCTTGACGGGAAAGAAACGTTTCAGTTGAAATTTACGGTCTTCCCGGAATCTTCTATAAGGAAATATTTGTGTACACAAAGCGGTGGCCAGTAAGCTTTTTACccgaagtttttttttaattttgttttaattttcattctACTCTGAATCAGCAGACACGGGCCACCTTGACAAAATGATCACCAATACgcttactgtttatttattcgtgTGATGCTGTTATATTATAAGTGTGAGGCGCTTATAATCAGTCTGGTTGCGTGTTTACTCGGGGTCCGTATTCAAAACGCAGCGTCACATCCGGACTCTGCTCAACATGGCTGCTTTCTCGCTGCAAAAACAGTAACTGATCTGCGTTTGTGTTTTTCCCGCAGGAGTCTGTCTCCAAAGCAAGGGGTCCAAACCCCGGGGTTTAAATCGAGAGGACCCCGCGACCCCTAAAGCAAGGTAAACCGCGCTGCGCCCTCGGGTTGCACTGGCGAGGAAGGGCAGCTTTAGGGA
Encoded proteins:
- the LOC117425508 gene encoding polynucleotide 5'-hydroxyl-kinase NOL9 isoform X1, with product MKTNDTKRDGFGLNNKTADNNLTQEERMKVPHSTRAQVRRLKKKRKQQQYRHLVSKPEPCILSPDSALARQYHQATSRGQPTLKRLKHRQPRGVQEAPPISSSLSPPGGKKWSCPQERSPAGTGRKETAHAHSNGSAGRVQQHQQGAPLVPGLQDYEMQMEDTDYWRSFAESAMQNGDHTELSGEDTPPNNSQSQADEEEREDTSYLAAVDDGKGRTVVVMAPGQTLTFRGKSQLTCLYGRVRVFGFTVEEGQPSYPLLSPATHCPLAIQALPHSTGGKTRKERRLEAKAIVKSYLRAGARRSDLMKHVSSETSVLLLELLDTQATRFICSLPAHRDLFTLSVKELGFRQPAPDCPLSAAGVVSLPGSSGLVMSERYSSALSELAHACREEEDGCPVILVCGGKGVGKSSFNRHLINTLLNHVSCVDYLECDLGQTEFTPPGCLSLLSLTDPLLGPPFTHQRPPGRMVYFGEPSCEQDLDRYLESVKYLWSFYQRESPVIINTMGWVRGFGLLLLVDLIRLLCVTHVVQLTHDDPAIAPMPSLSPAYLRQAPGWHTKARGQRSEEEPGCFATPRGHTLLEFTGAGAARNVRYRSNVLRDLALLGYFSELQSAEPELGPALPLHSFTPYQVPMRSVALRVVHCDVAPSHVMYAVNASLVGLCSLAEGVVGASGEGGPVLLTHTPVCDCLGFGVLRGVDVARGLYFIVTPLSVERLRQVNCLLVGSVALPQDLFRSQAGIEGERPYVTSEYRFEVFGAGKLKIRKSLKRREHLGKN
- the LOC117425508 gene encoding polynucleotide 5'-hydroxyl-kinase NOL9 isoform X3; this encodes MKVPHSTRAQVRRLKKKRKQQQYRHLVSKPEPCILSPDSALARQYHQATSRGQPTLKRLKHRQPRGVQEAPPISSSLSPPGGKKWSCPQERSPAGTGRKETAHAHSNGSAGRVQQHQQGAPLVPGLQDYEMQMEDTDYWRSFAESAMQNGDHTELSGEDTPPNNSQSQADEEEREDTSYLAAVDDGKGRTVVVMAPGQTLTFRGKSQLTCLYGRVRVFGFTVEEGQPSYPLLSPATHCPLAIQALPHSTGGKTRKERRLEAKAIVKSYLRAGARRSDLMKHVSSETSVLLLELLDTQATRFICSLPAHRDLFTLSVKELGFRQPAPDCPLSAAGVVSLPGSSGLVMSERYSSALSELAHACREEEDGCPVILVCGGKGVGKSSFNRHLINTLLNHVSCVDYLECDLGQTEFTPPGCLSLLSLTDPLLGPPFTHQRPPGRMVYFGEPSCEQDLDRYLESVKYLWSFYQRESPVIINTMGWVRGFGLLLLVDLIRLLCVTHVVQLTHDDPAIAPMPSLSPAYLRQAPGWHTKARGQRSEEEPGCFATPRGHTLLEFTGAGAARNVRYRSNVLRDLALLGYFSELQSAEPELGPALPLHSFTPYQVPMRSVALRVVHCDVAPSHVMYAVNASLVGLCSLAEGVVGASGEGGPVLLTHTPVCDCLGFGVLRGVDVARGLYFIVTPLSVERLRQVNCLLVGSVALPQDLFRSQAGIEGERPYVTSEYRFEVFGAGKLKIRKSLKRREHLGKN
- the LOC117425508 gene encoding polynucleotide 5'-hydroxyl-kinase NOL9 isoform X2, producing MAQQVTSSGFGLNNKTADNNLTQEERMKVPHSTRAQVRRLKKKRKQQQYRHLVSKPEPCILSPDSALARQYHQATSRGQPTLKRLKHRQPRGVQEAPPISSSLSPPGGKKWSCPQERSPAGTGRKETAHAHSNGSAGRVQQHQQGAPLVPGLQDYEMQMEDTDYWRSFAESAMQNGDHTELSGEDTPPNNSQSQADEEEREDTSYLAAVDDGKGRTVVVMAPGQTLTFRGKSQLTCLYGRVRVFGFTVEEGQPSYPLLSPATHCPLAIQALPHSTGGKTRKERRLEAKAIVKSYLRAGARRSDLMKHVSSETSVLLLELLDTQATRFICSLPAHRDLFTLSVKELGFRQPAPDCPLSAAGVVSLPGSSGLVMSERYSSALSELAHACREEEDGCPVILVCGGKGVGKSSFNRHLINTLLNHVSCVDYLECDLGQTEFTPPGCLSLLSLTDPLLGPPFTHQRPPGRMVYFGEPSCEQDLDRYLESVKYLWSFYQRESPVIINTMGWVRGFGLLLLVDLIRLLCVTHVVQLTHDDPAIAPMPSLSPAYLRQAPGWHTKARGQRSEEEPGCFATPRGHTLLEFTGAGAARNVRYRSNVLRDLALLGYFSELQSAEPELGPALPLHSFTPYQVPMRSVALRVVHCDVAPSHVMYAVNASLVGLCSLAEGVVGASGEGGPVLLTHTPVCDCLGFGVLRGVDVARGLYFIVTPLSVERLRQVNCLLVGSVALPQDLFRSQAGIEGERPYVTSEYRFEVFGAGKLKIRKSLKRREHLGKN